A window of Rubricoccus marinus contains these coding sequences:
- a CDS encoding sugar ABC transporter permease: MDTKRLLSRLSSYAVLALFAFIAVYPVTRILTISMRPGDQLLSKSLALIPEGASLENYRVLLTETDFLRWLGNSLLVSIVVTITGVALASTAGYALSRHRFRGRKAALSGILVTQMFPATMLLLPLYIVLIQLGLINSYLGIVVIYTATALPFCVWQMKGYYDTIPASLEEAARIDGATPWQAFYKVILPLAAPALVITALFSFMSAWNEYVVAAVVLQDTELFTLPVGLKGFQASMATQWGLYAAGSLLVSIPVVVLFLVLSRYLISGLTLGAVKG; this comes from the coding sequence ATGGACACCAAACGACTCCTCAGCCGCCTCTCGTCGTACGCCGTGCTGGCGCTGTTCGCCTTTATCGCGGTCTACCCCGTGACGCGCATCCTGACGATCTCGATGCGGCCGGGGGACCAGTTGCTCAGCAAGTCGCTCGCGCTCATCCCCGAGGGCGCCTCGCTTGAGAACTACCGCGTGCTGCTCACCGAGACGGACTTCCTCCGCTGGTTGGGCAACAGCCTGCTCGTCTCCATCGTGGTGACCATCACGGGCGTCGCCCTCGCGAGCACGGCGGGTTACGCGCTTAGCCGCCACCGCTTCCGCGGCCGCAAGGCGGCGCTGAGCGGCATCCTGGTCACGCAGATGTTTCCGGCCACGATGCTGCTCCTGCCGCTCTACATCGTGCTGATCCAACTCGGGCTTATCAATTCGTACCTCGGCATCGTCGTCATCTACACCGCGACGGCGCTGCCGTTTTGCGTGTGGCAGATGAAGGGCTACTACGACACGATCCCCGCGAGCCTGGAGGAAGCCGCCCGCATCGACGGCGCGACGCCGTGGCAGGCGTTCTACAAAGTGATCCTGCCTCTGGCGGCGCCCGCGCTCGTCATCACGGCGCTGTTCTCGTTTATGAGCGCTTGGAACGAGTACGTCGTCGCGGCGGTGGTTTTGCAGGACACCGAGCTGTTCACGCTCCCCGTCGGCCTCAAGGGCTTTCAGGCATCCATGGCGACGCAGTGGGGGCTGTACGCGGCGGGCTCGCTGCTCGTCTCCATCCCGGTCGTGGTTCTGTTTCTGGTCCTGAGCCGCTACCTCATCTCCGGCCTCACGCTGGGCGCGGTGAAGGGGTAG
- a CDS encoding glycosyltransferase, which produces MTALLIALVLAFVVQAAGWAWVSVGLNRVRDLGSPASPEASGVALSVVVAAHDEAANIGALLDALAAQTHRPFEVVLVDDRSTDATADLVRQRQAGFPVPLRLVHISSGDAPTSAPALPEPLAPEAAIPLPPKKNALTRGIQAASHDRLAFTDADCRPPPGWLAALARFAEAAPEAVLVGYGPLAGSGWLGRFVRYETALTAALSIGAIGHGKAWHAVGRNLSYPRGLWRELGGFAPHALSLGGDDDLFVQDAARAGAEVRYVTAPEAFVPSAAPATWPRFWRQRRRHAAAGAHYPSRLLAALGAMQISGLILWIGAPLLHVAFGVPWGWGLLAARTVLQRGVLSTAWDLLGAEADVRLWHPVLDAMLAGYHAVAAVLGVLPTPKRW; this is translated from the coding sequence GTGACCGCGCTCCTCATCGCCCTCGTGCTCGCCTTTGTCGTCCAGGCCGCCGGCTGGGCGTGGGTAAGCGTGGGGCTGAACCGCGTGCGAGACCTGGGCTCTCCAGCGTCGCCAGAGGCTTCTGGCGTGGCGCTCTCGGTCGTCGTGGCGGCGCACGACGAGGCGGCGAACATCGGCGCGCTACTGGACGCTCTGGCAGCGCAGACGCACCGCCCCTTCGAGGTCGTCCTCGTGGACGACCGCTCGACCGACGCGACAGCCGACCTCGTGCGCCAGAGGCAGGCGGGCTTCCCCGTCCCGCTGCGGCTCGTCCATATCTCCTCTGGCGATGCGCCGACCTCGGCGCCTGCCCTGCCCGAGCCCCTGGCGCCAGAGGCCGCGATTCCGCTGCCGCCGAAGAAGAACGCGCTCACCCGCGGCATCCAAGCCGCCTCACACGACCGCCTCGCGTTTACCGACGCCGACTGCCGCCCGCCGCCGGGGTGGCTCGCCGCGCTTGCGCGCTTTGCAGAGGCCGCGCCAGAGGCCGTCCTCGTCGGCTACGGGCCTCTGGCGGGCTCGGGGTGGCTGGGCCGGTTTGTGCGGTATGAGACGGCGCTGACGGCCGCGCTGAGCATCGGTGCCATCGGGCACGGGAAGGCGTGGCACGCGGTCGGGCGCAACCTGTCCTACCCGCGCGGCCTCTGGCGGGAATTGGGAGGCTTCGCGCCCCACGCGCTCTCTCTGGGCGGCGATGACGACCTCTTCGTGCAGGACGCCGCGCGCGCGGGCGCCGAGGTCCGCTACGTGACGGCGCCAGAGGCCTTCGTGCCGAGCGCGGCGCCCGCTACGTGGCCGAGATTCTGGCGCCAGAGGCGGCGCCACGCGGCGGCCGGAGCGCACTACCCATCGCGCCTGCTCGCGGCACTGGGTGCGATGCAGATCTCCGGGTTGATCCTGTGGATCGGGGCGCCGCTCTTGCACGTCGCGTTCGGCGTGCCGTGGGGCTGGGGGCTGTTGGCCGCGCGGACGGTGCTGCAGCGCGGCGTGCTCAGCACGGCTTGGGACCTCCTCGGCGCAGAAGCCGACGTGCGCCTCTGGCATCCCGTTCTCGACGCGATGCTGGCGGGCTACCACGCCGTCGCGGCCGTTCTCGGAGTGCTCCCTACGCCGAAGCGGTGGTAG
- a CDS encoding CDP-alcohol phosphatidyltransferase family protein, translating to MPTPVRPSQAPVIGFPDMGQFWTAANLLSLSRAILVVPIAWLVYRGGPIGPMFGLIGLAIATDWFDGKVARWQGQVSEWGKVLDATADKLAAAAVTLALLTRPETAGPNLPLWFVLLAITRDALLALGGLIQTRRLGHFTSSLWSGKIAVTALALTVVAALLASPEAVLEALIWFTAAVMVYSIVEYTVRFRAILRYGPDALESDGNALRREGER from the coding sequence ATGCCCACGCCCGTCCGCCCGTCCCAGGCGCCCGTCATCGGCTTCCCCGACATGGGGCAGTTCTGGACAGCCGCCAACCTGCTCAGCCTCTCGCGGGCGATCCTCGTGGTCCCCATCGCGTGGCTGGTCTACCGCGGCGGGCCGATCGGGCCCATGTTCGGCCTGATCGGCCTGGCCATCGCGACGGACTGGTTCGACGGCAAGGTGGCGCGCTGGCAGGGACAGGTCTCGGAATGGGGCAAGGTGCTGGACGCGACCGCCGATAAGCTGGCCGCGGCCGCGGTCACGCTCGCGCTCCTCACGCGACCCGAAACCGCCGGGCCGAACCTCCCGCTGTGGTTCGTGCTCCTCGCCATCACGCGCGACGCGCTCCTGGCGCTCGGAGGCCTAATCCAGACGCGCCGCCTGGGCCACTTCACGTCCAGCCTGTGGAGCGGAAAAATCGCCGTCACGGCGCTTGCGCTCACCGTTGTCGCCGCGCTTCTCGCCTCGCCAGAGGCCGTTCTGGAGGCGCTCATCTGGTTTACGGCGGCCGTGATGGTCTACTCCATCGTGGAGTACACAGTCCGTTTCCGCGCGATCCTGCGCTACGGGCCGGACGCGCTGGAGTCGGACGGGAACGCGCTGCGGCGCGAGGGCGAGCGGTAA
- a CDS encoding response regulator — translation MQADSSATHSEPLKLYRTLLAVGGMVLIGFGLLYRLAEPGIVDPLAERTTLGLAAVLVVGLTFTSEWVRARALRFVYALFYAISAWQIYVATLNDFSISSALGILLVYFGCSAGMRTPRQLAGYSAVFVAAVAFALFSVDDPLVPRQTFLATLTALAVLGTFVLRSRLAVVKRLDASREEALAAVRAKSEFLATMSHEIRTPMNGVIGMTDLLATTHLTAEQQDYVNTIRASGDTLLAIINDVLDFSKIEAGRLELENAPFALRDGIDDALAVVARKAAEKGIELVAYVEPTVPDAFMGDTIRLRQILLNLLSNAVKFTDSGEIVVEVRRDGPLSGGRLPLDIRVTDTGIGIPEDRMPGLFESFSQVDSSTTRRYGGTGLGLAISRRLAELMGGSITAESTEGEGSTFVLRLHLDVREAAPEAPPLAAKVLLVDTHERARNALAATLRASGATVLPARNAEEAIAHLDGGARPDVALLDFQADGAPTAGSRDGFALARRLRIRLARLPLVLLSPVGSRAPEPGLFDAVLSRPTRRSRVLDVVSRLTRGAAPSPRQEQSAQSVAARGLSILIAEDNPVNRKVALGLLRRLGGTADVAHTGLEALHAMRDRAYDVVLMDVQMPEMDGLTATRRLRAEHEHQPYVIALTANALAGDAEACREAGMDAYLSKPVRLDHLADALARAPRTASPPPAPASGAAPPPARAPRLLPSPEAPAEMLMHLANNTGVEDPAFAAEVLDAFAGSAQSLLARLDDACVSADAAALASVAHALKSACATLGASDVADACVAAERATEDGWTPEAMAMAAEITESIGELAQVAAQAADDARAAAVTPASEFAA, via the coding sequence ATGCAGGCCGACTCCTCCGCCACGCACTCCGAACCGCTCAAACTGTATCGCACCCTTCTCGCCGTTGGCGGGATGGTGCTTATCGGTTTCGGGTTGCTGTACCGCCTCGCGGAGCCCGGCATCGTGGACCCCCTGGCGGAGCGGACCACGCTCGGGCTCGCCGCCGTCCTCGTCGTGGGGCTCACCTTCACGAGCGAGTGGGTCCGCGCCCGCGCGCTACGGTTCGTGTACGCGCTGTTCTACGCGATCTCCGCGTGGCAGATCTACGTCGCCACGCTCAACGACTTCTCGATCTCGTCCGCGCTCGGGATCCTGCTCGTGTACTTCGGCTGCTCGGCGGGGATGCGGACGCCGCGCCAGCTCGCGGGCTACTCGGCGGTTTTCGTCGCGGCCGTCGCCTTCGCGCTGTTCTCCGTCGACGACCCGCTCGTCCCCCGTCAGACGTTTCTCGCCACGCTTACGGCCCTCGCCGTGCTCGGCACGTTCGTGCTCCGCTCCCGGCTCGCCGTCGTCAAGCGGCTCGACGCCTCCCGCGAGGAGGCCCTCGCGGCGGTCCGCGCCAAAAGCGAGTTCCTCGCCACGATGAGCCACGAGATCCGCACGCCCATGAACGGCGTGATCGGCATGACGGACCTGCTCGCCACGACGCACCTCACGGCGGAGCAGCAGGACTACGTGAACACCATCCGGGCCTCTGGCGACACGCTTCTCGCCATCATCAACGACGTGCTGGACTTCTCCAAGATCGAGGCCGGGCGCCTGGAACTGGAGAACGCCCCGTTCGCGCTCCGCGACGGCATCGACGACGCGCTAGCGGTCGTGGCGCGCAAGGCGGCTGAGAAAGGCATCGAGCTCGTCGCCTACGTCGAGCCGACGGTCCCGGACGCGTTCATGGGCGATACCATCCGGCTGCGGCAGATCCTGCTCAACCTGCTCTCCAACGCCGTCAAGTTCACCGATAGCGGCGAGATCGTCGTCGAGGTGCGGCGCGATGGGCCGCTGAGCGGCGGCCGACTGCCGCTGGACATCCGGGTGACCGACACGGGGATCGGCATTCCCGAGGACCGGATGCCCGGCCTGTTCGAGTCGTTCTCTCAGGTGGACTCGTCCACGACGCGCCGCTACGGCGGAACCGGCCTCGGCCTCGCGATCTCTCGCCGCCTCGCCGAACTCATGGGCGGCAGCATCACCGCCGAGAGCACCGAAGGCGAAGGCTCCACCTTTGTCCTCCGCCTCCACCTGGACGTGCGGGAAGCGGCGCCAGAGGCCCCGCCGCTCGCCGCGAAGGTCTTGCTCGTAGACACGCACGAGCGCGCCCGCAACGCCCTCGCCGCCACACTGCGGGCCTCTGGCGCCACCGTTCTCCCCGCCCGGAACGCCGAGGAAGCGATCGCGCACTTGGACGGCGGCGCCCGTCCCGATGTCGCGCTGCTGGACTTCCAGGCGGACGGTGCTCCCACCGCCGGCTCCCGCGACGGGTTCGCGCTTGCGCGGCGGCTCCGCATCCGGCTCGCGCGCCTCCCCCTCGTGTTGCTCAGCCCGGTCGGCTCGCGCGCCCCCGAGCCCGGTCTGTTCGATGCCGTCCTTTCGCGTCCCACGCGGCGCTCGCGCGTGCTCGACGTCGTCTCGCGGCTCACGCGCGGCGCGGCGCCCTCGCCGCGTCAGGAGCAGAGCGCGCAGTCCGTAGCCGCCAGAGGCCTCTCCATCCTTATCGCCGAGGACAACCCGGTCAACCGCAAGGTGGCGCTCGGCCTCTTGCGCCGCCTGGGCGGCACCGCAGATGTGGCGCACACCGGCCTCGAAGCGCTCCACGCCATGCGGGACCGCGCGTACGACGTCGTGCTGATGGACGTGCAGATGCCGGAGATGGACGGCCTCACGGCGACGCGCCGCCTCCGCGCCGAGCACGAGCACCAGCCTTACGTGATCGCGCTAACGGCCAACGCGCTCGCCGGTGACGCCGAGGCGTGCCGCGAGGCGGGCATGGACGCCTACCTCTCCAAGCCTGTTCGCCTGGACCACCTCGCTGACGCGCTGGCGCGCGCGCCGCGCACCGCCTCTCCGCCTCCGGCGCCGGCCTCTGGCGCCGCGCCCCCGCCCGCACGCGCGCCGAGGCTCCTGCCGTCGCCAGAGGCGCCAGCGGAGATGCTGATGCACCTGGCGAACAACACGGGCGTTGAGGACCCCGCCTTCGCGGCCGAGGTCCTCGACGCGTTCGCGGGCTCGGCGCAGAGCCTGCTCGCCCGGCTAGACGACGCATGCGTAAGCGCCGACGCGGCCGCGCTGGCGAGCGTGGCGCACGCGCTCAAGTCCGCCTGCGCCACGCTCGGCGCGAGCGACGTGGCCGACGCCTGCGTCGCGGCCGAACGCGCGACCGAGGATGGGTGGACGCCAGAGGCCATGGCGATGGCGGCGGAGATCACGGAGTCGATCGGCGAACTGGCCCAGGTGGCGGCGCAGGCGGCGGACGACGCCCGCGCGGCGGCGGTTACGCCGGCCTCCGAGTTCGCGGCCTGA
- a CDS encoding DUF2795 domain-containing protein, producing MYWTLEFAATLEDAPWPATKDELIDYADRTGAPYEVIQNLEEMEDDGEPYENIEEVWPDYPTQNEDFYFEDDE from the coding sequence ATGTACTGGACGCTCGAATTCGCGGCGACTCTCGAAGACGCGCCCTGGCCTGCCACCAAGGACGAACTGATCGACTACGCCGACCGTACCGGCGCCCCTTACGAGGTCATCCAGAACCTGGAGGAGATGGAGGACGACGGCGAGCCGTACGAGAACATCGAGGAGGTCTGGCCGGACTACCCGACGCAGAACGAGGACTTCTACTTCGAGGACGACGAGTAG
- a CDS encoding peptidoglycan DD-metalloendopeptidase family protein: MPNSFYYYDHESCSFVEVEPSRKGLWLKLGAIASLALVLAAVGVGVMAQFVTSPVEVAQREEIRALQGELEETSTRLVAFSDQLEELSETDRELYRTVLNAEPISEDEFKMGVGGSEREDLVHYSTPTAQLLKTTSATIGRLERQMELQNRSYDELKELATSRDAVLRQQPAILPLKNARLTSGFGMRYHPILHTTRMHAGVDFPTPVGTDLYAAGDGVVSFIGAKGGYGTVIEIDHPLAGKLTRYAHLSRVAPGIQVGSSVRRGQTVAYSGNTGLSTAPHLHYEVRLLNEERTPINPVTTFVPGVSPREYQELLEAARTQTVSFD; the protein is encoded by the coding sequence ATGCCCAACAGCTTCTACTACTACGATCACGAGTCCTGCTCCTTTGTGGAGGTCGAGCCGAGCCGCAAGGGGCTCTGGCTGAAGCTCGGCGCCATCGCGTCGCTCGCGCTCGTCCTGGCCGCCGTCGGTGTCGGCGTGATGGCCCAGTTCGTGACCTCGCCCGTTGAAGTGGCGCAGCGCGAGGAGATCCGCGCGCTCCAGGGCGAGTTGGAAGAGACGAGCACCCGTCTCGTCGCCTTCTCGGACCAGCTCGAAGAGCTCTCCGAAACCGACCGCGAGCTCTACCGCACGGTCCTCAACGCGGAGCCCATCTCCGAGGACGAGTTCAAGATGGGCGTCGGCGGCTCGGAGCGCGAGGACCTCGTCCACTACTCCACGCCCACCGCGCAGCTCCTCAAGACGACGAGCGCGACCATCGGACGGCTGGAACGCCAGATGGAGCTTCAGAACCGCTCCTACGACGAGCTGAAGGAGCTCGCGACCTCCCGCGACGCCGTTCTGCGCCAGCAGCCCGCCATCTTGCCGCTCAAGAACGCGCGGCTTACGAGTGGCTTTGGCATGCGCTACCACCCCATCCTGCACACCACGCGGATGCACGCCGGCGTGGACTTCCCGACGCCTGTCGGGACGGACCTCTACGCCGCTGGCGACGGCGTCGTGAGCTTTATCGGCGCGAAGGGCGGCTACGGAACCGTCATCGAGATCGACCACCCGCTCGCGGGCAAGCTCACACGCTACGCCCACCTCTCGCGTGTGGCCCCTGGCATCCAGGTCGGCTCCAGCGTCCGCCGTGGTCAGACGGTGGCGTACAGCGGCAACACGGGCCTCTCCACGGCGCCCCACCTCCACTACGAGGTGCGCCTGCTCAACGAGGAGCGCACGCCGATCAACCCGGTGACGACGTTCGTGCCCGGCGTGAGCCCGCGCGAGTACCAGGAGCTCCTGGAAGCGGCGCGCACGCAGACCGTCTCGTTCGACTAG
- the hprK gene encoding HPr(Ser) kinase/phosphatase encodes MRPQQSFRKESITVEYLAERMRERVGAEMEPVNGVDVSARTVTEPSIHRPGLALAGYTELFTHHRVQVLGNTECRYLAWLDDDARMEAFSRLLGFDLPCIVLTDGNTIPDSLRDAATRAGVPLFRTQEATVPFMGRLRDFLEDQFSEQLTLHGSLLDVYGIGLLLTGPAGIGKSEVALDLVERGHRLVADDVVIATKKTEGVLMGAGTDLAQHFMEIRGLGIVDVRAMFGVRAIRHQKRIEVIVRIHPWDESEEYTRIDMVDETDRILSVELPVVKLPIVPGKNVTVICEVIAMNYLLRHYGYDPAEVFKKRLHDQIQRKRDGAPRRGIEWFEHDTE; translated from the coding sequence ATGCGCCCGCAGCAGTCCTTCCGCAAAGAGTCCATCACCGTCGAATACCTCGCCGAGCGGATGCGCGAACGCGTGGGCGCCGAGATGGAGCCCGTCAACGGCGTGGACGTGAGCGCGCGGACCGTAACCGAGCCCTCCATCCACCGGCCGGGACTCGCACTGGCGGGCTACACCGAGCTGTTCACGCACCACCGCGTGCAGGTGCTCGGCAACACCGAGTGCCGCTACCTCGCGTGGTTGGACGACGACGCGCGCATGGAGGCCTTTTCGCGCCTGCTCGGCTTTGACCTCCCCTGCATCGTCCTCACCGACGGCAACACCATCCCGGACTCGCTCCGCGACGCCGCGACCCGGGCGGGCGTCCCGCTGTTCCGCACGCAAGAGGCCACGGTCCCATTTATGGGCCGCCTTCGGGACTTCCTGGAGGACCAGTTCTCGGAGCAGCTCACGCTCCACGGCTCGCTCTTGGACGTCTACGGCATCGGCCTGCTCCTCACGGGCCCGGCGGGGATCGGCAAAAGCGAGGTGGCACTAGACCTGGTGGAGCGCGGCCACCGTCTCGTGGCGGACGACGTGGTGATCGCCACTAAGAAAACCGAGGGCGTGCTCATGGGCGCCGGCACCGACCTCGCCCAGCACTTTATGGAGATCCGCGGGCTCGGCATCGTGGACGTCCGCGCGATGTTCGGCGTGCGCGCCATCCGGCACCAGAAGCGCATCGAGGTCATCGTACGGATCCACCCCTGGGACGAGAGCGAGGAGTACACCCGAATCGACATGGTGGACGAGACCGACCGGATCCTCTCGGTGGAGCTCCCGGTCGTCAAGCTGCCCATCGTGCCGGGCAAGAACGTGACGGTCATCTGCGAGGTCATCGCGATGAACTACCTCCTCCGGCACTACGGCTACGACCCCGCCGAGGTGTTCAAAAAGCGCCTGCACGATCAGATCCAGCGAAAGCGCGACGGCGCCCCGCGCCGGGGGATCGAGTGGTTCGAGCACGACACGGAGTAA
- a CDS encoding AAA family ATPase, whose translation MTDSTPPDFQPLPDTSPTPEASGATPARASGPPDLRALKERVQKESAWVQPLLDEVGKVLVGQREMIERLLIGLLTGGHVLLEGVPGLAKTLAVSTLAKAVHADFQRIQFTPDLLPADLVGTLVYHQGDGSFRVKKGPVFANFVLADEINRAPAKVQSALLEAMQERQVTIGESTYPLPRPFLVLATQNPIDQEGTYPLPEAQVDRFMLKTVVGYPSREDELTILRRMARTAEAHETRAIVQPEAIVSARAIVDALWVDPSVEEYIVDLVLATREPARYGAKDLDGLVAHGASPRATIALALAARATAFLDGRPYVTPDDVRTIAPDVLRHRIGVTYEAEAEEVASGAIVQRVMEVVQVP comes from the coding sequence ATGACCGACTCCACCCCGCCCGACTTCCAGCCTCTGCCGGACACGTCCCCCACGCCAGAGGCCTCTGGCGCCACTCCGGCACGCGCCAGCGGCCCACCGGACCTGCGGGCGCTTAAGGAGCGCGTCCAGAAGGAAAGCGCGTGGGTGCAGCCTCTCTTGGATGAGGTCGGCAAGGTGCTCGTAGGGCAGAGAGAGATGATCGAGCGGCTCCTGATCGGGCTGCTCACGGGCGGGCACGTGCTCCTCGAAGGCGTGCCGGGCCTCGCGAAAACCCTGGCGGTCTCCACCCTCGCCAAGGCTGTCCACGCGGACTTCCAGCGGATCCAGTTCACGCCGGACCTGCTTCCGGCCGACTTGGTCGGCACGCTGGTGTACCACCAGGGTGACGGCTCCTTCCGCGTCAAGAAAGGCCCGGTCTTCGCCAACTTCGTCCTCGCGGACGAGATCAACCGCGCGCCCGCAAAGGTCCAGAGCGCGCTCCTAGAGGCGATGCAGGAGCGGCAGGTCACCATCGGCGAGAGCACCTACCCCCTGCCCCGGCCGTTTTTGGTTCTCGCGACGCAGAACCCCATCGATCAGGAGGGCACGTACCCGCTGCCCGAGGCGCAGGTGGACCGTTTCATGCTCAAAACGGTCGTGGGGTACCCCTCGCGAGAGGACGAGTTGACCATCCTGCGCCGCATGGCCCGTACCGCCGAGGCGCACGAAACGCGCGCTATCGTCCAGCCCGAGGCCATCGTAAGCGCTCGCGCCATCGTGGACGCGCTCTGGGTGGACCCGAGCGTAGAGGAGTACATCGTGGACCTGGTCCTCGCCACCCGCGAGCCCGCCCGCTACGGCGCCAAGGATCTCGACGGGCTCGTCGCCCACGGCGCCAGCCCCCGCGCGACGATTGCGCTCGCGCTCGCCGCCCGCGCGACGGCCTTTCTAGACGGCCGCCCCTACGTCACACCCGACGACGTGCGCACGATCGCGCCCGACGTGCTGCGCCACCGCATCGGCGTGACGTACGAGGCCGAAGCCGAGGAGGTGGCCTCTGGCGCCATCGTGCAGCGCGTGATGGAAGTCGTGCAGGTGCCGTAG
- the fmt gene encoding methionyl-tRNA formyltransferase, with protein MTDAPRIVFMGTPDFAVPSLDALVEAGLAPVAVVTVPDKPAGRGRKVRRSAVGEAADHHGIPLLQPQSLKDEAFRQRLIELEPDIHAVVAFRILPREVYETAKLGAFNLHGSLLPAYRGAAPINRAIMDGVTETGVTTFFLRPSVDTGDVILWRRTPVGPDETAGDVHDRLMEIGAEAVVETVRRIASGKAEGQPQDDALASPAPKIFREDAEIDWNRPAGRVHDFVRALSPYPGAWTTWDPGTGSETLKVLRTRVWSPEASGDAEASGAPGEVLDASGALVIACETGAVEVLEAQRQGKRRMDAADFLNGADLTPGARFGAAEA; from the coding sequence GTGACCGACGCCCCCCGCATCGTTTTTATGGGCACGCCCGATTTCGCCGTGCCCTCCCTCGACGCCCTCGTAGAGGCTGGCCTCGCGCCCGTCGCCGTGGTCACCGTTCCCGACAAGCCGGCAGGCCGCGGCCGGAAGGTGCGCAGAAGCGCCGTCGGAGAAGCCGCCGACCACCACGGCATCCCGCTTCTCCAACCCCAGAGCCTAAAGGACGAGGCGTTCCGCCAGAGGCTGATCGAGTTGGAGCCCGATATCCACGCCGTTGTCGCGTTCCGCATCCTGCCGCGCGAGGTCTACGAGACCGCCAAGCTGGGCGCGTTCAACCTCCACGGCTCGCTCCTGCCGGCCTACCGCGGCGCCGCGCCCATCAACCGCGCGATCATGGACGGCGTGACCGAGACCGGCGTGACCACGTTCTTCCTCCGCCCGAGCGTAGACACCGGCGACGTAATCCTTTGGCGCCGCACGCCCGTCGGACCCGACGAGACGGCGGGCGACGTACACGACCGGCTGATGGAGATTGGCGCCGAGGCCGTTGTCGAAACCGTGCGCCGGATCGCCTCTGGCAAGGCCGAAGGCCAGCCACAGGACGACGCGCTCGCGAGCCCCGCGCCTAAGATCTTCCGCGAGGACGCCGAGATCGACTGGAACCGGCCGGCCGGCCGCGTGCACGACTTCGTCCGCGCGCTCTCGCCCTACCCCGGCGCGTGGACCACGTGGGACCCCGGCACCGGATCCGAGACGCTCAAAGTTCTCCGCACTCGCGTCTGGTCGCCAGAGGCCTCTGGCGACGCCGAGGCGAGCGGCGCACCAGGCGAGGTTCTAGACGCCAGCGGCGCGCTTGTCATCGCGTGCGAAACAGGCGCCGTGGAGGTTCTGGAGGCACAACGCCAGGGCAAGCGCCGCATGGACGCCGCCGACTTCCTTAACGGCGCCGACCTCACCCCAGGCGCGCGCTTCGGCGCCGCCGAGGCCTGA
- a CDS encoding GWxTD domain-containing protein codes for MRARYSLSLLGAMLVCLLAAPAWSQATYEPAFDAEVVVTRDDDGKATLDVYADIPYQNLRFLARSVGFEASYVVTAEIKRLSDDGTLAGLVTSRTWTRDVTVASYDETLGEGSDRSVQGVGVEPGKYVVELTLEDGASGRVFAQEIGTAVREMSGPIAMSDPVLLDAYDASGRFEPNLGGSISTEQEAFTVYYELFAKEPSALQVTYAVTDRSRQRERPSFVALLGLAPRQREDVGVPVLVSEPLDAPAGRTPAAFRVETENLKVGDYTLTIRLEDSFGILVAEAERQFSVRWMGLDAQIADLDNAITQLRYVAKDRELRALRNAPTFEEKVKLFQEFWSRRDPTPATSRNEQMEEYYYRVAYANERYGRMRDSGWTTDRGEVYIRFGEPDHVDDKPFNYGTQPYQIWSYFRHGRQFIFVDEGVGDYQLLVPIWDERTRL; via the coding sequence ATGCGCGCTCGCTACTCCCTCTCGCTCCTCGGGGCGATGCTCGTCTGCCTCCTCGCGGCACCGGCGTGGAGCCAGGCCACCTACGAGCCCGCCTTCGACGCCGAGGTCGTAGTCACGCGCGACGACGACGGCAAGGCCACGCTCGACGTATACGCGGACATCCCCTACCAGAACCTGCGCTTTCTCGCGCGGTCGGTCGGGTTCGAGGCCAGCTACGTCGTCACAGCAGAGATCAAGCGCCTCTCGGACGACGGCACCCTCGCCGGGCTCGTCACCTCGCGCACGTGGACCCGCGACGTGACCGTCGCGAGCTACGACGAAACCCTGGGTGAAGGCTCGGACCGCTCCGTTCAGGGCGTTGGCGTGGAGCCCGGTAAGTACGTCGTAGAGCTCACGCTTGAGGACGGCGCCAGCGGCCGCGTGTTTGCGCAGGAGATCGGCACGGCTGTCCGCGAGATGAGCGGCCCCATCGCGATGAGCGACCCCGTCCTTCTCGACGCGTACGACGCCAGCGGCCGCTTCGAGCCCAACCTTGGGGGCTCCATCTCCACCGAGCAGGAAGCCTTCACAGTCTACTACGAGCTGTTCGCCAAGGAGCCTAGCGCGCTCCAGGTGACCTACGCCGTCACGGACCGCTCGCGCCAGAGAGAGCGCCCGTCGTTCGTCGCCCTTCTCGGCTTGGCCCCGCGCCAGCGCGAAGACGTCGGCGTCCCGGTCCTCGTCTCCGAGCCTCTCGACGCGCCGGCCGGCCGCACGCCCGCAGCGTTCCGCGTCGAAACGGAGAACCTGAAGGTCGGGGATTACACGCTGACGATCCGCTTGGAGGACTCCTTCGGCATCCTCGTGGCGGAGGCCGAACGCCAGTTCTCGGTCCGGTGGATGGGCTTGGACGCGCAGATCGCGGACCTCGACAACGCCATCACCCAGCTCCGTTACGTGGCCAAGGACCGCGAGCTCCGAGCCCTCCGCAACGCGCCAACGTTCGAGGAGAAGGTCAAACTCTTCCAGGAGTTCTGGAGCCGCCGCGACCCTACGCCGGCGACCTCCCGCAACGAGCAGATGGAGGAGTACTACTACCGCGTGGCCTACGCCAACGAGCGCTACGGCCGCATGCGGGACTCTGGCTGGACGACCGACCGCGGCGAGGTGTACATCCGCTTTGGTGAGCCCGACCACGTGGACGACAAACCGTTCAACTACGGCACGCAGCCCTACCAGATCTGGTCCTACTTCCGCCACGGCCGCCAGTTCATCTTCGTGGACGAAGGCGTAGGCGACTACCAGCTCCTCGTGCCCATCTGGGACGAGCGCACGCGCCTGTAA